Proteins encoded within one genomic window of Candidatus Syntrophocurvum alkaliphilum:
- a CDS encoding ribonuclease HII has product MQEKIRFLRLEELNRLEEMKMYESELHKQGYELIAGVDEVGRGCIAGPVAASAVILPPDFILEEVDDSKKLTEKKRLYLSQEIKKQALAWAVAFINPPYLDEINILNATIEAMKLAINGLTLQPDFLLIDALKINDINIKQQSIIRGDSKSMSIACASILAKVERDNLLNSYDSLYPYYGFGKHKGYATKKHIQALFKNGVTPIHRVSFQPVKTLIVGGNYSEQPGLF; this is encoded by the coding sequence ATGCAAGAAAAGATAAGATTCTTAAGATTAGAAGAGTTAAATCGTTTAGAAGAAATGAAAATGTATGAGTCTGAATTACATAAACAGGGTTACGAGTTAATCGCAGGTGTTGATGAAGTAGGGAGAGGGTGCATAGCTGGGCCTGTAGCAGCTAGTGCTGTTATACTCCCTCCTGATTTTATATTAGAAGAAGTAGATGATTCCAAAAAATTAACTGAAAAAAAACGCTTGTACTTATCTCAGGAAATAAAAAAACAGGCTTTAGCATGGGCAGTTGCCTTTATAAATCCTCCTTACTTAGATGAGATTAATATATTAAATGCAACTATAGAAGCTATGAAGCTTGCTATAAATGGACTAACACTGCAACCAGATTTTTTATTAATAGATGCACTAAAAATTAACGATATAAATATTAAACAGCAATCTATTATTAGAGGTGACAGTAAAAGCATGTCTATTGCTTGTGCTTCGATATTAGCCAAAGTAGAAAGGGATAATCTTTTAAACTCATATGATTCATTATATCCTTATTATGGCTTTGGTAAGCATAAAGGTTATGCTACCAAAAAGCATATTCAAGCATTATTTAAAAATGGTGTAACACCAATTCATAGAGTTAGTTTTCAACCAGTTAAAACATTGATAGTAGGAGGAAATTATAGTGAACAACCAGGTCTCTTTTGA
- a CDS encoding ABC transporter ATP-binding protein — translation MIQVQKVSKSYQDLEALNDVSLSVNKGSIYGLVGSNGAGKTTLLKLLAGIYRQDSGELSIDSQSVYENELIKDKIAFIPDSLYFFPNYTIQNMATFYSRIYSNWNQERYEKLGNVFNIAPNRRLKTLSKGMQRQVAFWLYLSIMPDVMILDEPIDGLDAVMRQKIKNLIIQDVAERDMTVIISSHNLRDLEDICDYIGILHQGTMLIQRDLDDLKADVHKIQIAFNGEVPKDLLAKIQPLYQEKRGSVLILIVRGDREEVIKIMQSFNPAIIDILPLTLEEIFIYEMGDNGYEIQNILY, via the coding sequence ATGATTCAAGTCCAGAAGGTTAGTAAAAGTTATCAAGATTTAGAAGCATTAAATGATGTAAGTTTATCAGTTAATAAGGGCTCAATATATGGTTTAGTTGGATCTAATGGAGCGGGAAAAACAACTCTACTGAAACTGCTAGCTGGGATATATAGACAAGATTCAGGTGAGCTTTCTATTGATTCTCAATCAGTATATGAAAATGAATTAATAAAAGATAAAATAGCTTTTATCCCTGATTCTTTATACTTTTTTCCTAACTATACTATTCAGAACATGGCAACCTTTTATTCCCGTATTTACTCAAATTGGAATCAAGAGCGTTATGAAAAATTAGGTAATGTTTTTAATATTGCACCTAATAGACGCTTAAAAACATTATCCAAAGGTATGCAACGCCAAGTTGCCTTTTGGTTGTATTTGTCTATTATGCCTGATGTTATGATTTTAGATGAGCCTATTGATGGTCTAGATGCAGTTATGCGTCAAAAAATCAAAAATCTTATTATCCAGGATGTAGCTGAACGAGATATGACTGTTATTATATCATCTCATAATTTACGAGACTTAGAGGATATCTGTGATTATATAGGGATTTTACACCAAGGAACAATGCTTATTCAAAGAGATTTAGATGATTTAAAAGCAGATGTACATAAAATACAAATTGCATTTAACGGTGAAGTGCCTAAAGACTTACTAGCCAAAATACAACCACTCTATCAAGAGAAAAGAGGTAGTGTCCTTATTTTAATTGTACGTGGTGACCGTGAGGAAGTAATCAAAATAATGCAGTCTTTTAATCCTGCTATTATAGACATTCTACCCCTCACGTTAGAAGAAATTTTTATTTATGAAATGGGGGATAATGGATATGAAATTCAAAACATCCTTTATTAA
- a CDS encoding YraN family protein produces the protein MKKQIGKKGEDIAADYLIKKGYRILERNLHTKQGELDIICIQDNSIIFVEVKTRTNYNFGVPEEAVDYRKVARIRKLAAAYLNKSNAYYDEIRFDVIAINLQGNTIKINHIENAF, from the coding sequence ATGAAAAAACAGATTGGAAAAAAGGGCGAAGATATAGCTGCAGACTACTTAATCAAAAAAGGTTATAGAATACTAGAAAGAAATCTTCATACAAAGCAAGGAGAATTAGATATAATTTGCATACAAGATAATAGTATTATATTTGTGGAGGTTAAAACTAGAACTAACTATAACTTTGGAGTACCAGAAGAAGCGGTAGATTATAGAAAGGTAGCTAGAATACGAAAATTAGCAGCAGCTTATCTTAATAAAAGCAATGCTTATTACGATGAAATAAGGTTTGATGTTATTGCAATAAACTTACAAGGCAATACTATTAAAATAAACCATATAGAAAACGCATTTTAA
- a CDS encoding DUF6449 domain-containing protein, whose protein sequence is MKFKTSFINTGILLNDLRRYSMVGLVYLLGLLASIPLQLFMLYSRDVDTTFSYWNYTRVLDPSSSAFLGILTLIIPVLTGLLLFRYLQTNKATDMEHSLPVKRNTLYTTRVVAGIILLCTPIIITALTTWGVVNGLGLEAISNNHIFTWMSVSLLFNLILFMTSVAIGMVTGMSWIQGILTYIVLFLPSGLSMLVLYNLEIYVYGLATSAYSRGIEGLSPLVRLMEQHRTPIELNEVIIYLILIVALFFIGKYLYQKRHLESAGNAITFDILRPIFKYGVTFSFMLVLGAYFYGVQGGLAWTYFGYVIGALIGYFLAEILLNRSIYVFKWKNIKGFGIYSLIIILLIGLLNTNIIGYETRQPDLAEVESIYLNNSFYQLYQSDRVVPKHIIDYDMHRAVPIYTKQENIENIHALHEAIIDNIDEEKEELDSINRYERRKHVALVYNLKNGNKMYRHYHISYVKYGELLKPIYESREYKEFNYEILKLDSNRVNSINFNAIHTNKNLQISDQQLIKETISVIQKDIYELTFEEMMRGNSRKPAWATGSIFFNNDEHRTSITFEKSYNNFEQWLKDNGKLEQVRIMPNEIDRIIVTGIKDQQVDDLMHWERRARLTDRHYIEQLLEKPDTIIVDEKDKIEICLRAFYERTDQPQKEVILQLKNGDNFGGYLIEDEIPEFLR, encoded by the coding sequence ATGAAATTCAAAACATCCTTTATTAATACAGGTATACTGCTAAATGATTTAAGAAGATATTCAATGGTAGGTTTAGTATATTTATTAGGCCTTTTAGCTAGTATTCCCCTACAATTATTTATGCTTTATAGCAGAGATGTAGATACTACCTTTTCATATTGGAACTATACTCGCGTTCTTGATCCTAGTTCATCTGCATTTTTAGGAATATTAACATTAATAATACCTGTGTTAACAGGCTTATTACTATTTCGATACTTACAAACTAATAAAGCAACTGATATGGAGCACTCTCTACCTGTTAAGCGCAATACTCTTTATACAACACGTGTTGTAGCTGGTATAATTCTTCTTTGTACACCTATAATCATAACTGCTTTAACTACTTGGGGAGTAGTCAATGGACTAGGTTTAGAAGCCATCAGCAATAATCATATTTTTACATGGATGAGTGTATCATTATTATTTAACCTTATCCTATTTATGACTAGTGTTGCTATAGGTATGGTTACAGGTATGTCATGGATCCAAGGTATCTTAACATATATAGTTTTATTCTTACCCAGCGGCTTATCTATGCTAGTATTATATAATTTAGAGATTTACGTTTATGGTTTAGCTACTTCCGCTTATAGTCGGGGTATAGAGGGACTGTCTCCTTTAGTAAGATTAATGGAACAGCATAGAACTCCAATTGAGCTTAATGAAGTTATAATTTATTTAATATTGATTGTTGCATTATTCTTTATAGGTAAATATCTATATCAAAAGCGTCATTTAGAATCAGCAGGAAATGCTATTACATTTGATATATTACGACCTATATTTAAATATGGTGTAACTTTTAGCTTTATGTTAGTATTAGGTGCTTATTTTTATGGTGTTCAAGGTGGTTTAGCTTGGACTTACTTTGGCTATGTTATAGGTGCATTAATAGGATATTTCTTAGCTGAGATATTACTAAATAGGTCTATATATGTTTTTAAGTGGAAAAATATTAAAGGGTTTGGAATTTATTCTTTAATTATTATTTTACTAATTGGACTTCTAAATACTAATATCATAGGTTACGAAACTAGACAACCTGATTTAGCTGAGGTTGAAAGTATTTATCTTAATAATTCCTTTTACCAGTTATATCAAAGTGATAGAGTAGTACCAAAACATATAATAGATTATGATATGCATCGAGCTGTTCCAATTTATACAAAACAAGAAAATATAGAAAACATACATGCTTTACATGAGGCAATAATTGATAATATTGATGAAGAAAAGGAAGAACTGGATTCAATAAATCGTTATGAAAGACGTAAGCATGTAGCTTTAGTTTATAACTTAAAAAATGGTAATAAAATGTATCGTCACTATCATATTTCTTATGTAAAATATGGTGAGTTATTAAAGCCTATATATGAGTCTAGAGAATATAAGGAGTTTAACTACGAAATTTTAAAGCTTGATTCGAATAGAGTTAATTCAATAAACTTTAATGCTATTCATACCAATAAAAATTTACAAATTTCAGATCAACAGTTAATAAAAGAAACAATATCTGTAATTCAAAAAGATATTTATGAGTTAACTTTCGAAGAAATGATGCGAGGAAATTCTAGAAAACCAGCTTGGGCAACTGGAAGTATATTCTTTAATAATGATGAACACAGAACAAGTATAACTTTTGAAAAATCATACAATAATTTTGAGCAGTGGCTAAAGGATAATGGAAAACTTGAACAAGTACGCATAATGCCAAATGAAATTGATAGGATTATAGTTACAGGTATAAAGGATCAACAAGTTGATGATTTAATGCACTGGGAAAGGCGCGCTCGATTAACAGATAGACATTATATAGAACAATTACTAGAAAAGCCCGATACTATCATAGTTGATGAAAAAGATAAGATAGAAATATGTCTTCGCGCTTTTTATGAACGTACAGACCAACCACAAAAAGAAGTTATCTTACAGCTAAAAAATGGTGATAATTTTGGTGGTTACTTAATAGAAGATGAAATACCCGAGTTTTTAAGGTAA
- a CDS encoding heavy metal translocating P-type ATPase: MNKKTVLKISGMTCAACSQRVEKKLQSIQGVDEVSVNLMTNKALISYDKKQTDSKTLVSEVEKTGYKAIVEDDDISEVSLDITGMSCAACSARIDNRLNKLDGIIEANINLATNKASVRFENNKVSVTDIKNKIDKLGFKAEIADEANKNEHINLDKDEERELRYLLIASVILGLPLIIAMVLMLFGISLMPFHHPIFQLILSTPVQFIIGYRFYKNSYIALRGGGANMDVLIAMGTTAAYFYSIYNILQGNMHEIYFEISVIIITLVILGKYMETVAKGKTSEAIRKLSGLQPKTARVLREEGEIDIPLEDVNVGDVVLIRPGEKMPVDGKVIEGRSSVDESMLTGESIPVEKAKGDAVIGATINKTGSLKFEATKVGKDTALAQIIKMVEEAQGAKAPIQKLVDKVSSIFVPAVVVFAILTIIVQYFITTNASIAILSAVAVLVIACPCALGLATPTAIMVGTGKGAENGILIKGGEYLENAYKIDTVVLDKTGTITKGKPEVTDIISLGDLSEKDILFYAGISEKGSEHPLGEAIYNKAKEDNSKLPDPEDFEAIPGHGIIAHYKGETIILGNKRLLDIKQISVNQANDIIDKLENQGKTAMLFAIKDKLQGIIAVADTIKEYSYEAISDLKDMGLEVYMITGDNYRTAKAIAGQVGIENILAEVLPEYKAEEIITLQKEGKTVAMVGDGINDAPALATANSGIAIGTGTDVAMETANITLMRGDLRGIPIAIKLSKRTIKTIRQNLFWAFIYNTSAIPFAAAGFLSPIIAAAAMTFSSISVLLNSLRLRTFKAEY, from the coding sequence TTGAATAAAAAAACAGTGTTAAAAATATCTGGAATGACATGTGCTGCTTGTTCACAACGAGTGGAGAAAAAACTTCAAAGTATCCAAGGGGTAGATGAAGTTAGTGTTAACTTGATGACTAATAAAGCACTAATTTCTTATGATAAAAAGCAAACTGATTCTAAAACCTTAGTATCTGAAGTTGAGAAAACAGGATATAAAGCTATAGTTGAAGATGATGATATATCTGAAGTAAGCCTTGATATAACTGGAATGTCTTGTGCTGCATGTTCAGCTCGTATTGATAATAGGTTAAATAAACTTGATGGCATAATAGAAGCAAATATTAATTTAGCAACTAACAAAGCTAGTGTAAGATTTGAAAATAATAAAGTATCAGTTACCGATATTAAAAACAAAATTGATAAATTAGGCTTTAAAGCTGAAATTGCAGATGAAGCAAATAAAAATGAACATATAAATTTAGATAAAGATGAAGAACGAGAATTACGTTATCTTCTAATAGCTTCAGTTATTCTAGGCTTACCATTAATTATAGCTATGGTACTTATGCTTTTTGGTATAAGCTTAATGCCATTTCATCACCCAATATTTCAACTAATATTATCAACTCCTGTACAGTTTATTATAGGTTATAGATTTTACAAAAACAGTTATATTGCACTTCGAGGTGGAGGTGCAAATATGGATGTACTGATAGCAATGGGTACAACTGCTGCTTATTTTTATAGTATTTATAATATCCTGCAAGGCAATATGCATGAAATATACTTTGAAATTTCAGTAATTATTATTACTTTAGTAATATTAGGTAAGTACATGGAAACAGTAGCCAAAGGTAAAACATCAGAGGCGATTCGCAAATTAAGTGGATTACAACCTAAAACTGCTAGGGTGTTAAGAGAAGAAGGGGAAATAGATATACCTTTAGAGGATGTAAATGTAGGTGATGTTGTATTAATCAGACCAGGTGAAAAGATGCCAGTAGACGGGAAGGTTATAGAAGGAAGGTCCTCAGTAGATGAGTCAATGCTGACTGGTGAAAGTATACCAGTGGAAAAAGCAAAAGGAGATGCTGTCATAGGGGCAACAATAAATAAAACAGGAAGCTTGAAATTTGAAGCAACAAAGGTAGGTAAGGATACAGCGCTAGCTCAAATAATAAAAATGGTAGAAGAAGCACAAGGAGCCAAAGCTCCTATCCAAAAGCTTGTTGATAAAGTTTCATCAATTTTTGTTCCAGCAGTTGTTGTGTTTGCTATTTTAACAATTATCGTTCAATACTTTATTACTACTAATGCTTCTATTGCTATACTTAGTGCAGTAGCAGTATTGGTAATAGCATGTCCATGTGCATTAGGACTTGCTACACCTACAGCTATAATGGTTGGAACAGGAAAGGGAGCAGAAAATGGGATTTTAATAAAAGGTGGAGAGTATTTAGAAAATGCGTATAAGATAGATACTGTTGTGTTAGATAAAACCGGTACTATTACTAAAGGCAAACCAGAAGTCACTGATATCATTAGCTTAGGAGATTTATCCGAAAAAGATATTCTTTTTTATGCGGGAATTTCAGAAAAAGGTTCCGAACATCCATTAGGTGAAGCAATATACAATAAAGCCAAAGAAGACAACTCTAAATTGCCTGATCCAGAAGATTTTGAAGCAATTCCTGGTCATGGGATTATTGCACATTATAAAGGCGAAACCATAATTTTAGGTAACAAAAGATTATTAGATATTAAACAAATTTCAGTAAATCAAGCTAATGACATAATTGATAAATTAGAGAATCAAGGAAAAACAGCTATGTTATTTGCAATAAAAGATAAGCTACAAGGAATTATAGCGGTAGCTGATACTATTAAAGAATATTCATATGAAGCAATAAGTGATTTGAAAGATATGGGATTAGAAGTATATATGATTACTGGTGACAACTATAGAACTGCTAAAGCAATAGCTGGACAAGTAGGAATAGAGAATATATTGGCAGAGGTTTTACCAGAGTATAAAGCTGAAGAAATAATAACACTACAAAAAGAAGGCAAAACAGTAGCGATGGTTGGGGATGGTATAAATGATGCTCCTGCTTTGGCAACTGCTAATTCTGGTATAGCAATAGGCACAGGAACAGATGTAGCTATGGAAACAGCAAATATTACATTAATGCGTGGTGACCTACGTGGTATACCCATTGCTATAAAACTATCAAAAAGAACTATAAAAACTATAAGACAAAATCTATTTTGGGCATTTATATACAATACCTCGGCAATACCATTTGCAGCTGCTGGCTTTTTATCACCCATTATAGCTGCAGCAGCAATGACATTTAGCTCCATATCAGTTTTATTAAACTCTCTACGCTTAAGAACCTTTAAAGCAGAGTATTAG
- a CDS encoding deoxyribonuclease IV, with product MKKINNPRIGAHLPISKGLKSTSDEAVKKGLESLQIFLRNPRGRGARNLTDDEINYFKRITKDYNISPIVVHIPYICNPASVKNDIYSFAYEVVLEDLKRCSLVGADYLVLHPGSHTTSTLDQGIERVIDLLNRVIDQHNGKTQILLELMSGQGTEVGKNFAELNQIINGITKSEKVGVCYDTCHAFAAGYECRTTDDIDELLNIINITVGTEKIKVVHANDSAKELGSHRDRHTMIGEGFIGIQGFKALMHNKFFKNLPFILETPIDTIDTDINTLKSIKNK from the coding sequence GTGAAGAAAATTAACAACCCAAGAATAGGAGCACATCTACCAATATCTAAAGGACTAAAAAGCACTTCAGATGAAGCTGTGAAAAAAGGCTTAGAATCCTTACAAATCTTTTTACGCAATCCAAGAGGCCGTGGAGCACGTAATTTAACAGATGATGAGATAAACTACTTTAAAAGAATTACTAAAGATTATAATATTTCACCAATCGTAGTTCATATCCCTTATATTTGTAACCCAGCATCAGTAAAAAATGACATTTATAGTTTTGCCTATGAAGTAGTTTTAGAGGATTTAAAAAGATGCTCCTTAGTAGGAGCTGATTATTTAGTTTTACACCCAGGTTCTCATACTACTTCTACTTTAGATCAAGGAATAGAAAGGGTTATTGATTTACTAAATAGAGTTATAGATCAGCACAATGGAAAAACGCAAATACTACTTGAATTAATGTCTGGACAAGGAACAGAAGTGGGAAAAAACTTCGCCGAGCTTAATCAAATTATAAATGGTATAACAAAATCTGAAAAAGTAGGAGTTTGTTATGATACATGTCATGCATTTGCCGCAGGATATGAATGTAGAACCACTGATGATATAGATGAATTATTAAATATTATAAATATTACCGTGGGAACAGAAAAAATAAAAGTAGTACATGCTAACGATAGTGCCAAAGAATTAGGCTCACATAGAGATCGTCATACTATGATAGGAGAAGGATTTATAGGTATACAAGGTTTTAAAGCGCTTATGCATAATAAATTTTTTAAAAACCTTCCCTTTATTCTAGAAACTCCGATTGATACCATAGATACAGACATAAATACTCTAAAGAGTATAAAAAATAAATAA
- a CDS encoding EscU/YscU/HrcU family type III secretion system export apparatus switch protein: protein MHDNQQKKAVALRYQPENDNAPRVIAKGRGYIAKQIEELAEEYNIPIKEDNQLVEYLTKLDLYEEIPPELYGVVAEILAFIFTMDRDYQGEY from the coding sequence ATGCATGATAATCAACAAAAAAAGGCAGTTGCTCTCCGGTATCAACCTGAAAATGATAATGCACCGCGTGTAATAGCAAAGGGAAGGGGTTATATAGCTAAGCAAATTGAAGAATTAGCAGAAGAATATAATATCCCTATAAAAGAGGACAACCAATTAGTAGAATACCTTACCAAGCTCGATTTATACGAAGAAATACCTCCTGAACTTTATGGTGTAGTGGCAGAAATATTAGCATTTATTTTTACCATGGATAGGGATTATCAAGGAGAATATTAG
- a CDS encoding bifunctional 5,10-methylenetetrahydrofolate dehydrogenase/5,10-methenyltetrahydrofolate cyclohydrolase, producing the protein MIIYGKEIVAKMKQSIKEEAAKKSMKLVVIQVGDDKTSEAYIRGIKKFADEAEVELEILNLPEQSSENELKDVITKLNNDNSVTGIMIQTPLPKQLDINNLIDYVEKDVEGINNINLGKLISKEDGIKPSTPKAVIRMLKEHNVDLQGKKVTIIGRSKILGHPLAVMMTNENATVTLCHSRTKNIEDEIRNADIIVAALGQANFITADMVREDAVIIDAGINFVDGKMCGDVDEAAKNKAAMASAVPGGVGGITVAELFDNLRVLSEQ; encoded by the coding sequence GTGATAATTTATGGTAAAGAAATAGTTGCTAAAATGAAACAATCTATTAAAGAGGAAGCTGCCAAAAAATCGATGAAACTTGTGGTTATACAAGTGGGAGATGATAAAACCTCAGAAGCGTATATTAGGGGAATTAAAAAATTCGCTGATGAAGCAGAAGTAGAACTAGAAATTTTAAACCTACCCGAACAATCAAGTGAAAATGAATTAAAAGATGTTATAACTAAGCTCAATAATGATAATAGTGTTACCGGAATTATGATTCAAACACCATTACCTAAACAATTAGATATAAATAACCTAATTGATTACGTAGAAAAAGATGTAGAGGGTATCAACAATATAAATTTAGGTAAACTCATTAGCAAAGAGGATGGTATAAAACCATCAACACCAAAAGCTGTAATTAGAATGCTCAAAGAACATAATGTAGACTTACAAGGTAAAAAAGTAACTATAATTGGAAGAAGTAAAATATTAGGGCATCCACTAGCAGTAATGATGACTAATGAAAATGCAACAGTAACCCTTTGTCACTCTCGTACCAAAAACATAGAAGATGAAATCAGAAACGCTGATATTATAGTAGCTGCACTAGGACAAGCTAACTTTATTACTGCAGATATGGTAAGAGAAGATGCAGTAATCATAGATGCTGGAATTAATTTTGTAGATGGCAAAATGTGTGGAGATGTAGATGAAGCAGCTAAAAATAAAGCTGCGATGGCAAGTGCGGTTCCTGGTGGTGTAGGGGGAATTACTGTAGCAGAATTGTTTGACAATCTTAGAGTACTAAGTGAGCAATAA
- a CDS encoding GntR family transcriptional regulator gives MFELDLRSRLPIYEQLVEKIKDLIINNVLKPDEKLPTVRELASELTVNPNTVQKAYRELEHLGFIYSVPGKGNFVREVAPEHNTARLQALENELSRIINEMLYLGTSPEEIDAQINALLPKDKGGNSNDSSPEG, from the coding sequence ATGTTTGAACTTGATTTACGCAGTAGATTACCGATTTATGAGCAGTTGGTTGAAAAGATTAAGGATTTAATTATAAACAATGTGTTAAAACCTGATGAAAAACTACCTACGGTTCGGGAATTAGCCAGTGAATTAACAGTTAATCCTAATACAGTTCAAAAAGCCTATCGTGAGCTTGAGCATTTAGGGTTTATTTACTCTGTACCTGGTAAAGGTAATTTTGTTAGAGAAGTAGCTCCTGAGCATAATACTGCAAGATTACAAGCTTTAGAAAATGAGTTATCAAGGATTATTAATGAGATGCTTTACCTAGGTACTAGTCCAGAAGAAATAGATGCTCAGATTAATGCCTTATTACCAAAAGATAAAGGGGGTAACAGTAATGATTCAAGTCCAGAAGGTTAG
- a CDS encoding MOSC domain-containing protein → MGRGFLEVDSGLKGDAHSGPWHRQVSLLALESIDKMKKHGLDLEYGDFAENLVVKGIELDKLPVGTILNLGSGAVLEVTQIGKDCHNSECAIKQQTGECVMPLEGIFAKVLNGGLVSAGDTIEVVK, encoded by the coding sequence ATGGGTAGAGGTTTCTTAGAGGTTGATTCTGGACTTAAAGGAGATGCTCATTCAGGACCTTGGCATAGACAAGTTAGTCTTTTAGCTCTAGAAAGTATTGATAAAATGAAAAAACACGGGTTGGATTTGGAATATGGAGATTTTGCTGAAAATCTTGTAGTTAAAGGAATAGAGTTAGATAAACTTCCAGTTGGGACGATATTAAATCTAGGTAGTGGTGCAGTTTTAGAGGTTACTCAAATCGGTAAAGACTGCCACAATAGTGAGTGTGCAATTAAACAACAAACTGGTGAATGTGTAATGCCATTAGAAGGTATTTTTGCTAAAGTATTAAATGGCGGACTAGTATCTGCTGGAGATACAATTGAAGTAGTAAAATAA